The proteins below come from a single Psychrobacter sp. PL19 genomic window:
- a CDS encoding M48 family metallopeptidase, with product MRKVLTTTVMAVSLSALSLTGCTSTTSTGAIGVDRQQLLLVSSEQVLQLSAQSYNKNLQEARARGVLDTNKAQLSRLKNVANRLVSQVGVYRPDAAKWQWEVHTINSKELNAFVMPGGKIMFYSGIIDRLNLTDDEIAAIMGHEMAHALREHSRERLSRDYATQTGIGVAASVFGLSQGQAQLANLAGDLGLTRPHSRTQESEADQIGLELMARAGYNPQAAISLWQKMQRASQGGPPQFLSTHPTSSNRIAQLQSLMPKVMPLYQQSRR from the coding sequence ATGAGAAAAGTGCTTACCACCACAGTCATGGCTGTGTCATTATCAGCCCTAAGCCTGACCGGTTGTACCAGTACCACTAGTACTGGTGCCATTGGTGTAGACCGTCAACAGCTATTATTAGTGTCAAGCGAACAGGTATTACAACTATCAGCACAAAGCTATAATAAAAATCTTCAAGAAGCGAGAGCACGCGGTGTACTTGACACTAACAAAGCACAATTAAGCCGCCTCAAAAATGTGGCGAATCGCTTAGTAAGTCAAGTCGGTGTTTATCGTCCAGATGCGGCAAAATGGCAATGGGAAGTGCATACCATTAACTCCAAAGAACTCAACGCCTTTGTCATGCCAGGTGGTAAGATCATGTTCTATAGTGGCATTATTGACCGTCTGAATTTAACGGATGATGAGATAGCCGCGATCATGGGTCACGAGATGGCGCATGCCCTACGTGAACATTCGCGCGAACGTCTCTCACGTGACTATGCGACTCAAACTGGTATTGGGGTTGCTGCTAGTGTGTTCGGTCTATCGCAAGGTCAGGCGCAACTGGCTAACCTAGCGGGAGACCTGGGACTGACCCGTCCTCACAGCCGTACCCAAGAAAGCGAAGCGGACCAAATAGGTCTTGAGCTGATGGCACGTGCTGGATATAACCCACAAGCGGCTATTAGCTTATGGCAAAAAATGCAACGTGCGAGTCAAGGTGGACCACCACAATTTTTAAGTACTCACCCGACCAGTAGCAATCGTATCGCGCAGTTGCAATCGTTAATGCCTAAAGTAATGCCATTGTATCAACAGTCACGCCGCTAA
- a CDS encoding BolA family protein, protein MSTTAPATNNSAPTPTATALEQALQDLQPQNLILINESAGHSGYFEGKESHFKLTIVSDDFTGKRLVGRHQLVYQLVDKLLTSQGGNIHALAIHAYTPDEWQVQGGSPDSPSCAGQNVN, encoded by the coding sequence ATGAGTACTACAGCGCCTGCTACTAATAATTCTGCCCCTACTCCGACTGCTACTGCCCTTGAGCAAGCACTACAAGATTTGCAGCCGCAGAATCTTATCTTAATCAATGAATCAGCAGGTCATTCCGGCTATTTTGAAGGTAAGGAAAGTCATTTTAAGCTTACTATTGTCAGCGACGATTTTACTGGTAAGCGTTTGGTGGGTCGTCATCAGTTGGTGTATCAGCTGGTAGATAAATTATTGACCTCACAAGGGGGTAATATTCATGCTTTGGCGATTCATGCTTATACGCCCGACGAATGGCAAGTTCAAGGTGGCAGCCCTGACAGTCCCTCATGTGCTGGGCAAAATGTAAATTAA
- a CDS encoding SirB2 family protein, giving the protein MKHLHTLLALLVIALFLYQSYLVLSANKRAPRIIKICTHILYALIIISGVWMLMQLMSANAPVQWVFAKIILLVAAISASIKAFNPNATQSQSKVGILIATAAYVGIVILAYSKPGNLF; this is encoded by the coding sequence ATGAAACATTTACACACGCTCTTGGCATTACTGGTGATTGCGCTGTTTTTGTACCAAAGCTATCTGGTATTAAGCGCTAACAAACGGGCACCACGAATCATTAAAATATGCACTCATATTCTCTATGCACTAATCATCATTTCAGGCGTTTGGATGTTAATGCAGCTGATGAGTGCTAACGCTCCGGTACAGTGGGTATTTGCTAAAATAATCTTACTGGTTGCCGCCATTAGCGCCAGCATCAAAGCGTTCAACCCCAATGCGACTCAAAGCCAGAGTAAGGTAGGTATTCTTATTGCTACCGCTGCTTATGTTGGTATTGTCATCCTAGCTTATTCAAAACCTGGCAATTTATTCTAA
- the trxC gene encoding thioredoxin TrxC: MSEQASEPGLHIVCSHCQATNRVPAAKLDSAPNCGKCGKSLLTGSPHELNAQTVNKVIQKNEVLTIVDFWASWCQPCLMMAPQFKTAASQLPQIVFAKIQTDKHEQAAAPYNIRSLPTMVAFRNGKEVARQSGALPSDQIIQWVQSLK; encoded by the coding sequence TGAACCAGGTTTGCATATCGTTTGCAGCCACTGTCAAGCAACCAATCGTGTGCCAGCGGCCAAGCTGGATAGTGCGCCCAATTGTGGTAAATGTGGTAAGTCGTTATTGACTGGTAGTCCGCATGAGCTGAATGCACAAACGGTCAATAAAGTGATTCAAAAAAATGAAGTGTTGACCATCGTAGACTTTTGGGCGAGCTGGTGTCAGCCTTGCCTCATGATGGCACCGCAGTTTAAAACCGCTGCCAGTCAACTGCCGCAAATAGTCTTTGCCAAGATACAGACCGACAAGCATGAACAAGCTGCTGCGCCTTATAATATTCGTAGCCTACCAACCATGGTAGCATTCAGAAATGGCAAAGAAGTGGCGCGGCAATCAGGCGCACTACCAAGCGATCAAATAATACAGTGGGTACAAAGCCTGAAATAG
- a CDS encoding glucose 1-dehydrogenase: protein MPTFEHKEFNELFDLSGKTAIVTGGANGIGKATALRLAQAGANIVIADMKLDDAQAAVKDIEAYGVKGLAIECNILKDDDLVAMVDKSMSEFGCINILINNAGGGGGGRENPSKISVDDIRRDFELNVFSGWRLSQLCAPHMKESGYGSIVFTTSMSSINKDPNMSGYAGSKAAVNHMVANLAHDFGPEVRINAVGPGATRTDALKTVLTPEIEKKMLAHTPIKRLGEADDIAGAMLYFASPVSTWVSGQTIFVNGGGVQTLDQ, encoded by the coding sequence ATGCCAACTTTTGAACACAAAGAATTTAATGAATTATTTGATTTATCCGGAAAGACCGCCATTGTCACTGGTGGGGCCAACGGTATTGGTAAAGCGACAGCACTGCGCTTGGCACAAGCTGGCGCCAATATAGTCATTGCTGATATGAAACTTGACGATGCCCAGGCTGCGGTGAAAGACATCGAAGCATATGGCGTCAAAGGTTTAGCGATAGAATGTAATATCTTAAAAGATGATGATTTAGTCGCGATGGTAGACAAGTCCATGTCAGAGTTTGGCTGTATCAATATCTTGATTAACAACGCGGGTGGTGGTGGTGGCGGCCGTGAGAATCCATCTAAAATATCAGTTGATGATATTCGCCGTGATTTTGAGTTGAATGTATTTAGTGGCTGGCGTCTCAGCCAATTGTGCGCGCCGCATATGAAAGAATCAGGCTATGGCTCAATCGTGTTTACTACTTCAATGTCGAGTATTAATAAAGACCCAAATATGAGCGGTTACGCCGGTTCAAAAGCAGCCGTTAATCATATGGTGGCCAATTTAGCTCATGATTTCGGTCCGGAAGTGCGTATTAATGCAGTTGGCCCAGGCGCTACCCGTACTGATGCGTTAAAGACCGTATTGACCCCAGAGATTGAAAAGAAAATGTTAGCGCATACCCCGATCAAACGTTTGGGCGAAGCTGATGATATTGCTGGCGCCATGTTATACTTTGCTTCACCAGTCTCAACCTGGGTAAGTGGTCAAACTATTTTTGTGAATGGCGGCGGTGTGCAGACGCTTGATCAGTAA
- a CDS encoding Mpo1 family 2-hydroxy fatty acid dioxygenase — MARASRKGMSKRTLEQWLSEYAVSHQNLINKKIHWLCVPTIFVSLLGMGMSLSVWFTLVLSALVLLFYMQLSTPLFVAMGVFILICLSVMAFLPWGFKVWASIFIVAWIGQFVGHKLEGKKPSFFEDLQFLLIGPAWVVNSLMKNKQHKERAT; from the coding sequence ATGGCTCGTGCATCTCGTAAAGGCATGTCCAAACGCACACTTGAACAATGGCTGAGTGAATATGCCGTTAGCCATCAAAATTTGATTAACAAAAAAATCCATTGGTTGTGCGTGCCCACTATCTTCGTCAGCCTTTTGGGTATGGGAATGTCATTATCGGTCTGGTTTACCTTAGTGTTAAGCGCTTTGGTATTGCTATTTTATATGCAGCTCTCGACCCCACTATTTGTGGCCATGGGTGTGTTCATCTTAATTTGTCTGTCAGTCATGGCCTTTTTGCCATGGGGCTTTAAGGTTTGGGCAAGTATATTTATCGTTGCTTGGATTGGGCAGTTTGTTGGTCATAAACTTGAAGGCAAAAAACCCTCATTTTTTGAAGACTTACAATTCTTATTGATTGGCCCAGCATGGGTAGTTAATAGCTTGATGAAAAACAAACAACATAAAGAGCGGGCAACTTAA